One region of Oryza sativa Japonica Group chromosome 10, ASM3414082v1 genomic DNA includes:
- the LOC4348932 gene encoding cytokinin dehydrogenase 3 precursor — translation MEVAMVCTRVNLLILILSLCSPYKFIQSPMDFGPLNLLPTTTTASSDFGRILFHSPSAVLKPQAPRDISLLLSFLSASPLGKVTVAARGAGHSIHGQAQALDGIVVEMSSLPSEIEFYRRGEGDVSYADVGGGIMWIELLEQSLKLGLAPRSWTDYLYLTIGGTLSNAGISGQTFKHGPQISNVLQLEVVTGRGEIVTCSPTKDAELFNAVLGGLGQFGIITRARILLQEAPQKVKWVRAFYDDFATFTKDQELLVSMPVLVDYVEGFIVLNEQSLHSSSIAFPTNVDFNPDFGTKNNPKIYYCIEFAVHDYQNKNINVEQVVEVISRQMSHIASHLYSVEVSYFDFLNRVRMEEMSLRNSGLWEVHHPWLNMFVPSAGISDFRDLLMDSISPDNFEGLILIYPLLRHKWDTNTSVVLPDSGSTDQVMYAVGILRSANPDDGCSHHCLQELLLRHRRLAGAAASGLGAKQYLAHHPTPAGWRRHFGRRWERFADRKARFDPRCILGPGQGIFPRDSSSSNGAFASYS, via the exons ATGGAGGTTGCCATGGTCTGCACAAGAGTTAACCTGCTCATCCTCATCCTTTCTCTCTGCTCCCCATACAAGTTTATACAGAGCCCCATGGACTTTGGCCCTTTGAACCTccttcccaccaccaccactgcatCCAGTGACTTTGGTAGAATCCTCTTCCACTCCCCATCTGCAGTTCTAAAGCCCCAAGCTCCAAGGGATATATCCCTGCTTCTCAGCTTCCTCTCTGCCTCACCTCTTGGCAAGGTGACGGTGGCAGCCAGGGGAGCAGGTCACTCCATCCATGGACAGGCACAGGCCCTTGATGGCATTGTAGTGGAGATGAGCTCCTTGCCTTCTGAGATTGAATTCTAcagaagaggagaaggagatgtTTCTTATGCTGATGTGGGTGGTGGAATCATGTGGATTGAGCTTCTGGAGCAGAGCTTGAAGCTTGGGCTGGCTCCAAGGTCTTGGACTGATTACCTCTATCTCACCATTGGTGGAACCTTGTCCAATGCTGGCATCAGTGGGCAGACATTCAAGCATGGACCTCAGATTAGCAATGTTCTACAGCTGGAAGTAGTCACAG GCAGGGGTGAGATTGTGACCTGTTCACCCACCAAGGATGCAGAGCTATTCAATGCTGTTCTTGGAGGCCTTGGGCAGTTCGGCATCATTACTAGGGCAAGGATCCTGCTGCAGGAAGCTCCACAGAAA GTGAAGTGGGTTAGAGCCTTCTATGATGATTTCGCCACCTTCACCAAAGACCAGGAGTTGCTGGTGTCAATGCCGGTTTTGGTGGACTATGTGGAAGGTTTCATCGTGTTGAATGAGCAATCCCTTCACAGCTCCTCCATTGCCTTCCCTACAAATGTTGACTTCAACCCAGATTTTGGCACCAAGAACAACCCTAAGATCTACTACTGCATAGAGTTTGCTGTCCACGATTACCAGAACAAGAACATCAATGTGGAACAG GTCGTGGAAGTCATCTCAAGGCAGATGAGCCACATAGCATCCCACTTGTATAGCGTGGAGGTGTCCTACTTTGATTTTCTCAACAGGGTTAGGATGGAGGAGATGAGCCTTAGGAACAGTGGGCTCTGGGAGGTGCACCATCCATGGTTGAACATGTTCGTGCCAAGCGCTGGGATTAGTGACTTCAGGGACCTGCTCATGGACAGCATCTCACCGGATAACTTCGAGGGCCTCATCCTCATCTACCCACTCCTCAGACACAA gtgggacacCAACACGTCGGTCGTGTTACCGGACTCCGGGTCGACGGACCAGGTGATGTACGCGGTGGGCATCCTCCGGTCGGCGAACCCCGACGACGGGTGCTCCCACCACTGCCTCCaggagctcctcctccgccaccgccgcctcgccggcgccgccgcgtcgggccTCGGCGCGAAGCAGTACCTCGCCCACCACCCGACCCCGGCCGGCTGGCGCCGCCACTTCGGCCGGCGGTGGGAGCGGTTCGCCGATCGCAAGGCCCGGTTCGACCCGAGGTGCATCCTCGGGCCAGGCCAGGGTATATTCCCCagggacagcagcagcagcaatggcgCATTTGCAAGCTATAGCTGA
- the LOC136353561 gene encoding uncharacterized protein, with product MSASSFFPLFSPFLFSLSSLALGRPAPGRGGRGGPAAGDVAAVAAATTTREQVRGVGGGEGSKAELVGGIETVDTGGDGAVVTPGSCGGEGSIGLRLTGGGTADETGASGGGKGAVVRGDGLDGDDKVGEYSIQAFTILPLESGGGSAGFVGFLAWTSSPPPSCQENLRFLHGFGVLELDVGFQAGGCSGVDRDERDGLAGADGEVSDLGRRP from the exons atgtcagcctcctctttctttcccctcttctctcccttcctcttctctctctcttctctggcTCTGGGCAGGCCGGcgccggggcgaggcgggagaggaggtccggcggccggcgacgtggcggcggtggcggcggcgacgacgacgcgggagcaggtgaggggcgtcggcggcggcgaggggagcaaGGCGGAGCTGGTGGGAGGCATCGAAACCGTGGAcactggcggcgacggcgcagtgGTTACGCCGGGGAGCTGCGGAGGCGAGGGAAGCATTGGATTAAGACTCACGGGAGGCGGAACGGCGGATGAAACTGGCGCttccggcggcggcaaaggcgccGTCGTACGCGGCGATGGCTTGGACGGCGACGACAAGGTGGGCGAGTACTCGATCCAGGCATTCACCATCCTCCCACTG gagagcggcggcggcagcgctggGTTCGTTGGCTTCTTGGCGTGgacgtcttcgccgccgccgtcgtgccaaGAAAACTTGCGTTTTCTCCATGGATTCGGCGTGCTCGAGCTCGACGTCGGCTTCCAAGCGGGAGGATGCAGCGGAGTTGACAGGGATGAAAGAGATGGACTCGCCGGGGCCGACGGGGAGGTTTCCGACCTCGGGCGTCGGCCATGA